The segment CTTTTCAAGAAGCCTTCTCCGCCGGCTGCCATTAAGTAAAATCCCCCTCATCCAATTTACTTCGTTTCTTTATGCAGGGTGTGCTTTCCGCAGTACTTGCAGTACTTCCTCAATTCCAATCGATCGGGATCATTTTTTTTATTTTTCTCTGTATGGTAATTTCTATGCTTGCATTCCGTGCAT is part of the Thermovenabulum gondwanense genome and harbors:
- the rpmG gene encoding 50S ribosomal protein L33, which encodes MRINITLECTECKHRNYHTEKNKKNDPDRLELRKYCKYCGKHTLHKETK